From Oenococcus sicerae, the proteins below share one genomic window:
- the tsaD gene encoding tRNA (adenosine(37)-N6)-threonylcarbamoyltransferase complex transferase subunit TsaD, with translation MTDSHDNLILAFESSADETSASVVKNGHIILSNIVATQIASHQRFGGIVPEVASRHHLEWIDRVTQEALMQAHITDPETQLSAVAATFGPGLVGSLLIGLMAGKTFAMVHNLPFIGVNHLAGHISAANFVKATVYPAMAIMVSGGHTELVWMAKENVFQIIGTTLDDAAGEAFDKVGRILGLKYPAGKEMQEMAQKGHADIHFPIAHTEADFDFSFSGLKSAVLNYVHHEKQLDRTINKNDVAASFQKAVIEAIIEKVTLAIEKFQPQQLLLGGGVAANLALRCAVEDLAMKYQLVLTEAPIELSGDNAAMIGAAAFLAYKQKHFSGLDLNVDPSLNFTRM, from the coding sequence ATGACTGATTCACATGATAATTTGATCTTAGCTTTTGAGTCCTCGGCTGACGAGACCAGTGCTTCAGTTGTGAAAAATGGTCATATCATTTTAAGCAATATTGTTGCCACACAAATCGCAAGCCATCAACGCTTTGGAGGAATTGTACCCGAAGTAGCCAGTCGTCATCATCTTGAATGGATTGATCGTGTCACGCAAGAAGCGTTGATGCAGGCCCATATCACTGATCCTGAGACTCAATTATCGGCTGTTGCTGCGACTTTCGGTCCCGGACTAGTGGGCTCGTTATTGATCGGATTAATGGCTGGTAAAACTTTTGCGATGGTACACAATCTGCCTTTCATTGGTGTGAATCATTTGGCTGGCCATATCAGTGCGGCTAATTTCGTTAAAGCAACTGTCTATCCAGCTATGGCCATTATGGTTTCCGGCGGACACACTGAGCTTGTTTGGATGGCCAAAGAAAATGTTTTTCAAATTATTGGAACGACCTTGGATGACGCTGCTGGCGAGGCTTTTGATAAGGTCGGCCGAATTCTAGGACTTAAATATCCAGCTGGTAAAGAAATGCAGGAAATGGCCCAAAAAGGGCATGCAGACATTCATTTTCCGATTGCGCATACAGAAGCTGATTTCGATTTTTCTTTTTCTGGTTTAAAATCAGCTGTGTTGAATTATGTACATCATGAAAAACAATTAGACCGAACGATCAACAAAAATGATGTTGCAGCGAGTTTTCAAAAAGCTGTCATTGAAGCGATCATTGAAAAAGTGACATTAGCAATTGAAAAATTTCAGCCTCAGCAGTTATTACTGGGCGGCGGTGTCGCAGCCAATCTTGCTCTGCGCTGCGCTGTAGAGGATTTAGCTATGAAATATCAATTGGTACTCACTGAAGCACCAATTGAATTATCGGGTGATAATGCTGCTATGATTGGTGCCGCTGCTTTTCTTGCTTACAAGCAAAAGCACTTTTCCGGCTTAGATTTGAATGTTGATCCTTCTTTAAATTTTACAAGAATGTGA